In the genome of Populus nigra chromosome 9, ddPopNigr1.1, whole genome shotgun sequence, one region contains:
- the LOC133703242 gene encoding cytochrome P450 726A27-like gives MLLSLPVFLTILLVISILWTWTKLIKSNKSSSNPPPGPWKLPFIGNLHQLVHPLPHHRLRDLAKKFGPVMQLQVGEVSTVIISSSEAAKEVMKTHEINFVERPHLLAASVLFYNRKDIAFAPYGEYWRQLRKVSILELLSAKRVRSFKSIREEEVSNFITSIYSKEGSPINLSRMIFSLENGITARTSIGKKCKNQEAFLPIVEELAEALGGLNMIDIFPSSKFLYMVSRVRSRLERMHREADDILESIISERRANSALASKMGKNEEDDLLGVLLNLQDHGNLEFQLTTSTIKAIILEMFSGGGDTSSTALEWAMSELIKNPRVMEKAQKEVRQVFNDLGTIPDETSLHDLKFLKLIIKETLRLHPSIPLIPRECRKRCNVNGYDIHVKSKVLINAWAIGRDPNYWNEPERFYPERFINVSTDFKGSDFEFIPFGAGKRMCPGMLFATANTEFPLAQMLYHFDWKPAGGLKPENLDMTESFGGAVKRKQDLKLIPISYRSLVG, from the exons ATGTTGCTCTCCCTCCCTGTTTTTTTAACCATCCTTCTCGTTATCTCCATTTTATGGACATGGACGAAACTTATCAAAAGCAACAAGTCAAGTTCAAATCCACCTCCTGGGCCATGGAAATTACCCTTTATTGGAAACCTTCACCAGCTAGTTCACCCTCTGCCCCATCATCGCCTAAGGGACTTGGCTAAGAAATTTGGACCTGTCATGCAACTTCAAGTTGGTGAAGTTTCCACTGTCATTATTTCTTCATCAGAAGCGGCGAAAGAAGTGATGAAAACCCATGAAATCAACTTTGTTGAAAGACCTCATCTCCTAGCTGCAAGCGTCCTGTTCTACAACCGTAAAGACATTGCATTTGCGCCGTATGGCGAATATTGGAGACAACTAAGAAAAGTTTCCATATTAGAGCTTCTTTCGGCAAAACGTGTACGATCATTCAAATCTATTAGGGAAGAAGaagtatctaattttattacttcCATTTATTCAAAAGAGGGGTCTCCAATCAACCTTAGTAGGATGATATTTTCTTTAGAAAATGGCATCACTGCGAGAACAAGCATTGGTAAGAAATGCAAAAACCAAGAAGCTTTCTTACCAATCGTTGAGGAATTGGCGGAGGCACTTGGAGGTTTGAATATGATAGATATATTCCCTTCCTCCAAATTTCTTTACATGGTCAGTCGGGTCAGGTCTAGACTCGAAAGGATGCACAGAGAAGCAGATGATATACTTGAAAGCATCATCTCCGAGCGTAGAGCCAACTCCGCTTTAGCGTCAAAGATGGGCAAGAACGAAGAGGATGATCTTCTTGGTGTTCTTTTGAATCTTCAAGACCATGGAAACCTTGAATTCCAATTAACAACAAGCACTATCAAAGCAATCATCCTG GAAATGTTCAGTGGTGGAGGTGACACTTCGTCAACAGCTTTAGAATGGGCAATGTCAGAATTGATAAAGAACCCGAGAGTCATGGAAAAGGCACAAAAAGAAGTGAGACAAGTCTTCAATGATCTTGGAACTATTCCTGACGAAACAAGCCTTCATGATTTAAAATTCTTGAAGTTGATTATCAAAGAAACTCTAAGATTACATCCTTCTATACCATTGATTCCAAGAGAGTGTAGGAAGAGATGTAATGTTAATGGATACGACATCCACGTCAAAAGTAAAGTATTGATTAATGCATGGGCAATTGGAAGAGATCCTAATTATTGGAATGAACCTGAGAGATTCTATCCAGAGAGATTCATCAATGTTTCGACTGATTTTAAGGGGAGCGACTTCGAATTCATCCCATTTGGTGCTGGAAAGAGGATGTGTCCTGGCATGTTGTTTGCTACAGCCAACACTGAGTTTCCACTTGCGCAGATGTTATACCATTTTGACTGGAAACCTGCTGGTGGATTGAAGCCTGAAAATCTTGACATGACTGAGTCTTTTGGTGGCGCagttaaaagaaaacaagatcTTAAGTTGATTCCCATTTCATATCGTTCACTCGTGGGATAA